TATTTCCCGAAATATTTGGTAACCATTTCTTCAATCCTCTTGGCGCTAATTTGGGAACAGACCCCAATAAGCGTAAATTTGTTGACTGTTGTAATTCTTTTGTTGAGTAAATAGTCCGGGTAAACATTCCCCAGCTTAAGGCTACGGCAATACCTAAAATAGGACTAACTAGTAGACCTCCTAACAACAGTGATAATCTGTTAATTCCGATGAGTTTGCCTAAACTTGGTTCTTCTAACACCTGCCATTCCCACCCTCCTTGGGCAATTTTTAAACCCAAAGATTGTTGTGCTTGAAGCAGTTGCTCAAGTTGTTTGCGTTTAGCTTTCGCCTCTGGTAATAAACGGTTATATTGCGCTATTAAGCTGGGATATTTACTAAATTCAAATCTTAGCCTTTGTTCTGTTTCAGCCAAACTCTTTTCGTTGGCGACTAGTCCTAAAGCTGTGGTTTGGACTTGAAATAATTCTTGTAATAGTCTAGGGTCAACTCCTTCGGTCTGTTCTAGATGAGCATTAGGTTGTTTGATGTCTCCTAATAATTGATTGGCCTCTCTTTTTAAGAGCCACAACTGATTCTGACGTTGTTCTTTTAGTTGTTGGATTATGGGAGACTCATCCGTATAGCGCTTCTGCTCTGTTGCTAAAGTTAGTTCAGTCTTTTTAAAATCATTTAATAGTGTTTGGTAGCTACTTGATTGACTTAAATATGAATTTATTCTGGCTTTATGGGCTGAAGTAGCGACTTCTTGTTGTAAGTTATTGTAGCGAGCTTGTACATCTTGCATCTGGGCGCGAGTGATTTGTAACTGCTGTTGCACCTCAGCTAAAGATTCAATCAAAATTTTGGTTTGTATTTCTGGATCAAGCAGATTATGTTTACGACGAAAATATTCTAAGTTTTTTTCTGCTTGATTGACCTCTTTTTTCAGTTGAGGAATGCGAGCATTAATAAAAGCTAGACCTTTATTTAAACGTTCTTTTTGCTGTTGAATATTATAGTTTTGATAAACTTGTTGTAGTGCTTGCAGCACTTTTTTTGTTTTAACTGGATCGCCATCAATGAAAGAAATTTCTAATATTTGTGAAGGGACATTATTAGTTATAATTTTCTCGTCTAACTTGGCTACTGTAAGTTTAGCTTGTTTACCGTTAATGTCTTCTATTGTAATATCAGGATAATCAGATCGTAGTAAAGATACAGCTTGTTCAATGAGTTGGGGACTCAAAACTCTGTTTATCTGCGCTGTGTAATCTAAAACTGGTGGATTCAAGTTTAAAATTTCGCTATCAGTTCCATTCACAATATCACTTGTTGTAACTCCTGGTTGTGGATAAGAACTCATCAGCAATTGCATAGAACTTTGGTAATGAGATTTTGTATTCACAGCAATTAAGCCAACAACTGACATTACTGCACAAGACACACCTAGCACTAAAAAGCGTCGGCGACGCAAAATAGCAGATACATTTTTAATGTTAACTTTGTGAGTTGGCAAGTTGATCATGATTTGCTGTTGATTAAAAATCATTTTAGCCTCTATGAAATTTTTAATTAGTTAAACAATTCACTAGAATTAAATCCAGGAATATTTTTAGCAATTACAAAACTTATTTGAGAAATTTCATAAATCGACCAAATATAATCCAGTATATTTTTTCATACCTTTTAACTATTAAGTGTCCAATTAACTTGAATCCTTATAAGTTAATTAGTTCAATAAAAATATTTTTTGAGCGTAAATAATTCGAGATAAATAGTCAATGCTATTGAAAAATCTTTATTAGATTCTAATTATGGAAATTTTGTGATAGATGAGTTCATTTAAATAACAACATACTGAGAGTTATAAATAATGCTAGTATTTTACGGATAAAATATATTGCTTGAGGTTTTGCTAAAAATAAGTAAATAAAAATACTTGAATATATTTTTTAAAAAAATGTAGCGGAAACTACATCACAATTCAAACCTTAGCATAATAAGCCAAACACAGTAAGTTTTCCCTAATGAAAGGTGGTTTATTCTACGTAAATTGACGAAAATATAAGCCATTAAATGTTAAAAACAATAGCATTATTAATAATTATAAAAATATAAATATCTGTATATAAAAAATATAGTTGTCTTCTTAAAAAATCTGACTAGTTAATAACCGCAGATGATATTTTTACTAACGCTGAGTAAAGACAATAACTTTTTAGCAGTTGTGGCGATTGAGTTAAGTGAAAAATTTATAAACTTACGAGATTCTTCCTGGTAAACGCTGAGGTAGTTTGTATGAACACAATTTGCCTCAATAGGACTAATGAATTTTTAGTATTAATTACTAGGGTTAAATAGGCGTGTACTGAGTTATTCACAATTAGATACTCTTAAATAGATGGAAAAGGCTTAACCCAACCAACTTGAATAGCTTGATTAAGAGCGATCGCAGCTACAATAAACCACAGCACGCTTTCACTAGCCAACACAGCACCAGCTAAACTCCAGTCAAATTCTATCTGCGCTAACCCCCGCACCAAACCAAAAGCCATAACCCCACCAGCTTTCAGTTGAAGATTTTGATCTTGGCGGATGATATAGCGGTAAGTAACACCAAATAATAAACCAGAGAAACTGGCGATCGCCCAACTGACGAATAAGTACCAATGCAGTGTGACTTGCAAACTTGTGAGAATGTCAAAATACCTAGCCAATACTAGAGCGTTGAATAAATTAGTTATCAACCAAGTAACACTCAGCGAAAAAACTCCAATCATCCCAGCCTTGAGGGATTCTAACCGTTCTGCCATCAATTGCGTATCCAACATTCTGTTCATTTGAAAAATGGAGAGTAAGGGATAAGGAGTAGAAACAATCAGATTCAGACTTCCGACTTTCCAGTGTCCAGTTCCAGGTATGATAAATATTAGAGACCTTTTGTAATTATTTGCAAAATTTAGAACTATGGGAATTTTGACATTGGGTTGGGTATCACTGTTAGTTGTGTTCACCTGGTCGATCGCAATGGTAGTTTGGGGACGCAACGGACTGTAGAGGTATCGTGGAAAGTCCATTTCTGAGTATCCTGGCATTACTAGCCTTCGTGCTGTTAATCGCAGTTACTGGTGGCGTTGGCTACTTAACATTGTCCGAATGGCGCGATCGCCGTCTTCGAGAAGCCGAAAAACGCGAACAGCGACGTACATCTCCCAAAAAGCGATAATGCGATCGCAGTTGAATGATTTTTTTGCAGGAATGCGATATTAGCGATCGCATTCCTGTATTGTTTGCAGTTGCCAAACATCAAAACAGAAATTACTGTAAATATAATTTTTTTGTTTTGATTGATCACATTACTCATTAATTAATTGTTTAGATTGACATAAAAACTAGTAATTCATAGATTTGCAGAATTAAAATTAATTATAAATAAACTTATGTAACAGACTCCGGGTTGATTACTAAAATTATTTGTGTAGTCACAGAACAGAAAACACTTCTACCAGCTTCCTTCGACAAGCTCAAGGTGGCGCAGGACATCGAAATCAATAGGAAACAAGAAAAAATTAGGTAAAAATGTAGTATTTTTTTCAAAAATTAAAGATGAGTCCTATATGTAAATTAGATGTAAAGAACATTATTTTGTTGATTACTCTAGATTTAACGATGAAAGCGAATACTAAAACCTTGAACATTACTGAGTAATTTTTAATTTACGTAAAGTCTAATTAATTAATTTAGCTACATATCAAATCTTCTAGTGTTATCTTTCCTACGAATTAGGGAATTCTACAATAGAAGACTTTCAATATTTAAAGTCCTACCAGGAATGGAAAACTCTTCTACCATAAAACCGAATTCAAAACAACCAGAATATCAATCAGATAATTCATCCTCCCTGTATCAGAGTGAGAAACAAAAAGCCTTGTCTGGAGTAATTTCTCGGATTCGAGAAACTTTAGATATAGATACTATCTTTAAAATTACAGTTACAGAAGTCCGACAGTTACTAAAAACTGATCGCGTGGGGGTGTTCCGTTTTTATCCTGAGTTGGGATGGGAAGGAGAATTTATCTATGAAGATGTAGGCTCAGAATGGGTTTCGGCCTTAACTGCCAAACTAAAAGATCACTGCTTTGCTAAGGAATTTGCCGGGCTATACCAAGAAGGCAGAATTCATGCAATGGCTGACATATATCAAGCTGGTGTCAGCGATTGCCACGTCCAAATCTTAGAAAGATTTCAAGTACGTGCTAACATAGCAGCCTCCTTAATGAAAGGAAAAGACTTATGGGGATTGTTATGTATTCATCAATGTAATGACTCTCGGCAATGGGAAGAGTCCGAAATTGAGTTTGTGCAACTTATCGCCGCACACTTAGGAGTTGCTCTACAACAAGCCGATTACCTTGAACAAGTCAAAATCCAATCGACACAACTAGCACAAGCGCAAGCCATAGCAAAAGCCGCTGAATGGCAGAGAATTATAGCTATCACCGTCGAGAAAATTCGCCAGTCTCTAGATATAGAAAGTATTTTCCGCACCAGCACAGCAGAAATCCGACAGTTGCTAAATGCCGATCGCGTCGCTATTTATCGCTTTAATACTGACTGGAGTGGCGAATTTATCTTTGAATCGGTCGCAGATGGTTGGATTTCCCTAATCGATGAACAGTCAACGCAACCACAATTAAAAGAAAATGTTAGCGAGTGTAGCGTTAAAGACTTGGCGGAAACTCCCATCATGGATACTTATTTACAAGATACCCAGGGTGGTACCTTTACCAAGAGCGAAGTATACCGTATTTGTTATGACATCTATGATTATGGTTTTACAGACTGCTACGTCAAACTTTTAGAAAGCTATCAAGCCAGAGCTTACGTTATCATTGCCATTTACCACGGTCAAAAGCTCTGGGGTTTATTGGCAGTTTACCAAAACTCTGGCCGCCGCGATTGGCAAGAAGACGAAGTTTACTTACTTACTCAAGTTAGCACTCAACTAGGTGTAGCCTTACAACAAGCAGAATTTTTACAGCAAATGCAGCTACAAGCAGCAGAAATTAGTAAAGCTGCTGAACGCCAAAGAGCGCTGGCAAATACTGTCGAAAAAATTCGCCAATCCCTAGATATTGACGCTATTTTTAAAACCACTACTCAAGAAGTGAGAAGACTTTTGGATGTGGAACGAGTAGCAATTTATCGCTTTTACCCTGACTGGAGTGGTGAATTTGTTGCCGATTCCATTGTTGATGGTTGGAATCCCAGCGTCAAACCCCAGCCTGTTACAGAACGCGTATTGCTCAAAGAAACACAAGCTGGCAAATATCCCCGTCATGAAGTGTTTGTGCCAATTTCTCAAGGTGAAAAGTTATGGGGCTTATTAGTCGCTTATAAAAACTCCCAGCCCCGTTATTGGCAAGATGAAGAAATCAACTTACTAGCGCAAGTAGGCATACAGCTAGGAGTAGCATTACAGCAAGCAGAAGCATTAAAACAAGTGCAGTTGCAAGCTGAACAATTAGCAAAAGCCGCCGAACGAGAACGCAAAGCCGCCGAACGAGAAAAGGCGTTAGCTGTAACAGTCGAAAAAATCCGCCAATCTCTTGACTTGAACACAATTTTTGTCACCAGTACTCAAGAAGTTCAGCGGTTGTTAGAAGTAGATCAGGTGACAATCTATCGTTTTCGTTCCGATTGGAGTGGGGAATTTGTTGCTGAGTCAGCAGCCCCAGGTTGGGTATCAGTACGCAAACTTTTGAATGTGATTGCTAATGAATACTTACAACAAACCCAAGGAGGAGACTTTGCTAAAGGGCATACTCTTGTAGTTAGAGATATTTATAGCAATCAAGATGCTCATAAATATATATCTTTGAGTCAGTTGATGGAAGCGCGATCATATATGATTGTGCCGATTTTTCAGGGTGATAAACTTTGGGGATTACTAGCTGCGTATCACAACACCGCAGCCCGTAATTGGCAAGAAGATGAAGTGGATTTATTGGTGCAAATTGGGAATCAATTAGGGGTAGGACTTCAGCAAGCAGAATTACTCGAACAAACTCAAAGACAAAAAGAAGAAATAACGCAAACTCTCAAAGAATTGCAGCAAACTCAAAGTCAGTTAATTCAAAGCGAGAAAATGGCTGGGTTAGGGCAGTTAGTTGCAGGTATAGCTCATGAAATTAACAATCCAATTAGTTTTATTTTTGGGAATATTACTTATTTGAATGACTATACTGAAGATTTGCTGACATTACTGCGAATGTATCAGAAATCTTATCCCAGAGCTAAAGCAGAAATTCGAGAATTTTCTGAAAAAATAGATGTAGATTTTATTGCTAATGATTTACCTAAGATGCTCACTTCGATGACGATGGGAGCAGATCGAATTTCGCAATTAGTTTTGTCTTTACGCACCTTTGCCCGACTGGATGAAGCAGAAAAGAAACCTGTTGATCTGCATGAAGGGATTGAAAGTACTTTATTAATTTTGCAACATCGCTTGCAAGGAAATGATAATTCTCCTGTTATTGAAGTGATTAAGGAATATAGTGAATTACCTCATGTAATCTGCTATGCAGCCCAGATGAATCAGGTGTTTATGAATATTCTCAATAATGCGATTGATGCTCTAGAAGACTCTGTGGTTGCAGGTAAAATCACTGACCAACCAAAAATTTGGATTCAGACAAGAGTGACAGCAGAGAGTATTATTCAAATTAAGATTGCTGATAATGGTTGTGGCATTCCTAATAATCTGCGATCGCGTATTTTTGAACCATTTTTTACCACTAAACAACCTGGACAAGGTACTGGTTTAGGTTTATCGATCAGCTACCAAATTGTTGTAGACAAACATGGTGGTCAACTCAAGTGTGTTTCTCAGCCTGGAAAGGGTTGTGAGATGTGGATAGAAATTCCTATGTAGTTTGTAGTTCTGAATTAAGAGATGTAGCGACGGTTAGCTGTATAGATAGCGAAACCCAACATGATTTATAATTTGTTGGGTTTCATTTGTCAAATTAACACTGGTTTTTTAGCTTACCAATTAAGGTATTAAGATTGATTTGGGTAGGCCAGCCTAAAGGAACGTTGCTGGAATTGTATCCGCGATCGCGCAAATCTTGAATATATCGATTACGGATGTATGTTGTATCAAAGTTACCAAGACCATTAAAATAAACATCCGTTAGGTGAGCCGGATCTAAAGCCATTTCACCTCTGTATACTGCGCCATCATTTGAGTCATCCCAACCCCAAGGTGTATTAGCAGAATTGTTGGCACAAGTTGGTGTACCATCACCACAACTACCGCTAGAATCTCCCTTGAATGTTCCCCATGTCGCATAAGTTATCCCTGTGGAACTAGAAGCTTCATCTAATTGATGTTGCCACAAACCACTAGAAGCAAATACATCAATTAACGAATACAATACATTGCGATCGTTCCCAGATGCAGGTACTTCCGCAGTAGTTTTAGAAGGATAATAGATGATTCCGTCTTGAGTGCTACTTCCATTGAAATTTTCCGCAGGCCAAGCTCGTAAGCCATGACCTTTAGCTTCTTGTGTTGTCAATGGATGCGGAGAACTATTGTAACTGTTCGTGGTAAGTACTCCGTCAATATTTTCTGCACCGTTTGTCAAAGAACTACCAGTTGGTGTGTAAGAGTAAAAGTCTGTATGAAATACTGTGACGATACCTTCGAGTTTGCCAAAGGTTGTACTATCTTTACGAACGATCGCCAGCAAACCTTCTAAATCATTTTCGTGTTCTTGGTCGAAGGGGGTATCTGTCCAATCTTGCGGATGAAAGAAAGAATAAGTGATAAATCTGTGAGTACAAGTCTCAGCTACAGAATAGTAAGCATGAGCATTTAGCGGATAAGCGGAAAGATTATCCCAATTATTTGTACCTCGCCAATCTCCGTCATAGTTAAACCGCGTGATATAGTCGCCACTGTATTTAGTACTGTCGGTATCTTGATAGTGAATTGGCGCATGATAAGCCGCTAAATCTAAATCTGTGGGAGTTTGAGCAATTCCTGGTAAACTTGTCAAAGTACCAAGGGCGATCGCACCAATAACTCCAATCGCCATCAGCAAAACTTTTTTGAAAATCATCGGTTCTCACCCTGAATAATCAACACAATTCAGGATAAAAACAGATATTTAAGAATTGATGTGAATTAAGTTAAAAATTACTAAAAATCTAGGTTAGGAGTAAGTATTCTTCTCATTTAAATCTTACCCAACAAAAAACCTCGGCGAAACTAACCGAGGTGAAGGGGAGAAGTACAAATGACGATGAGTGATACAAATACCGAAATCAGAAAATCTTAGCTAACTGCAAAAGCACACAAAACTAAAGCAGCCACAAACGTAGCTGCAATTGCGCCTTGTAAAACATAACGACGTTGTTCCCAAATTGCTGGGTACTCAGCACAGTAAACCTGGGGTTCAGTGGGGTAGTTATTGAGAACGCCGTCTTCATTAATTGTGGTGTACATAGTTTTTTTCCTTAGCTGTTAACTTATGTAAATAAATATAACAACTTTGTAACGAACTGTCAATAAGACTTGACAAAATAAGGCTAAATAATTTAATCAAATCTACTTAGCCGCTGCTGTATAAGGGGTTGACACCGGAAGGAGATCGCATTCCCACAACATTAAATAGGGGTGCAAGACGTTGCACCCCCAGATATGAAACTGGTTTTTAATTAAACCAAGCGGCGAACTCAAAGAATTGTCCCCGGAAAACTTCTAACAACTGCAACCAAGTATTGGTATCGGTGACTCTCCCCAATTGCAGATAAGGAGCAGCACCAGTTCCCTGTACCCACAGCACTAAATCAAAGGTACTGGGCTGAGTAAAAACCTTGTTTAAATTAATACCTCTAACTTCGCGTTTTCGCCAAAATGGAACTAACTTTTTGCCTGTGAGTAAGGTATCAGCCTCATTTAAAAAGGTCAGCCAGCCATCAATCATTGGTTGAGTGACTACTGCATTAGGAATTACGCCCTTTTGTTGAGGGTTGGGTAGCCATTCCCGATCATTATCAGTTTCCGCTAAAATCAATTCCCAAGATTGACGACTTAAAGCTGTGACTGTTTGGAAATTTTGGAGAGCAGTCGTTAAACGTTCTGGTTCCGCAACAGGAAAATTGATCAGATGAATGAACGCAATCATATCGCTAATATCAAAATTACCCCAACCGAATGCGCCCGTACCATTAGCCAGAAATGGATAAGCAGTTTGTGGTTGAGCAAAAACTAAATGAGCCGTGGAATCAAACAATTTACTTTCGTCATAAGCCAAAACCACCTGAGCGATCGCCGAGAGTAAATTGCAATAACCCTTGAGCCAAATGACATCACCCGCATCAAAGGCGATCGCTAAACTTTGGGCAGCTTTTTCTGTAGCTGGTATTCCTGTTAATAAGCTGAAAGTTTTCCAAAAAGATTCATCTTCTTCTAACTTACCATCAGCATTGAAATCGAGCCGTGTTAAACCAAGTCGCAACGGTAGCTTGACTTGATTATCTTTGATGGGTTCGAGAGTATCTTTGACTTGAGTTAGATCATTGAGTAAATCTTGCAGAATCTTACGTGCATCTTGATATGTGACTGGCTGCGGTGTCGGGTTTGTCGGCACAGGAAGACGTAAAATTGGGAAGAATTGAGTCAGAATATTTTGCTGCAAACCATAACGGTACAGTGACTGCATTAACTTTTGAGTTGCACCCATCAATTGCACAACTCCCAATTTAAATCGTGTCTGATCATCATTAGCATTTTCCTGAAGCTTGGTAATAAAAGCTTCCTCTCCCTGTTGAAATTGAGCATTGATCAGATACTGCTCAATATCAGAAGGAGGCGTTGCCGATTTGACTAGCGGCGTGAATGAGAATAACAAACTAATAACCAGTAAAAAAGCACAAACAAAAATACGCATAAGATTTTATGGGTTGAATTCAAATCTTGGCGCTACTTTAACCTAAATAATCGGTAATTCTGCCAAATAATAGCTAAAAGTCTAATTTAAAGAGAATTATGAGAATACAATTTACTACTACAGAACGGCAGTTGAGGTATGGGTGTAGGGTTTTAGCTGTCTAGCCTAACCAGTCGCTACAGATTTAATGTATGCAGCTTGAGTCTATGTAGCACATAGCGTGTGATTGCTAATCTTCAACATTTTTCTAGCCATTCACCAACTTTTACGGAAATTCACGCAATAATTTCCACAATTTATGAAATTATTGGTTACGATTGTCTGGGTTTTACTGCTGGTGGGGTATGAATATCCGTGTGGTGTAAATATAGTTTTATTACTAGCGTTAGTTTAAGTCTCGCTTTATTAGTTACTGGTTGTGAAAATAAAACCGCCCAGTGTCAGCGGCTAATTCAAGTCGTGAATGAAGGAAATGCACTCATTGATCAAAATAAAGGCAAGCAGGCAATCACTAGCTTGCAACTATCTAAAGATTTAGAAGCCATTGATACATCTTTAGAAGAACTAAAATTAGCAGATCCCAAACTCAAAGAATATCAAAGCCGTTTTCAGAAGGTGTTTGATAACCTTAGTCAAGCCATTGCTAAAGCGGCTAAAGCTTTGTCTGCTGCTAAAACAGCCGAAGCTTCACCAACTGGTAGAGAAAAAATCAAAAAGGCCAGAACCGAAATTGATACAGCCTTAACCGCGGCTGCTAAAAGCGCTGGTAAAGAATCAGATACTTTAATGAATGATCTGAATAAGTACTGTAGCCAGTCTGAGTAAAAGTTGAAAGGCTGAAATTTTAGTATTTCCTGAATTAATGTCTACCCTACATCAGTAGGGTATTTTGTTGGGTAGCGGTAATATGGCGCTTTTCAGGACTTAATTCCTATGTAAATATTAAGCATAAGCAGTCAACACTTGGGAATTTCACTAATTATGAATAATATTTCGTTATCCAAACACAATTGGAATGCGTTTCTTTATCAAGATAAACACGCTTTTGTGTGGCAATATGGCGAAGATTTGCTGCAATGGTTGAACCCCAACTCAGGAGAGTTAATCTTAGATTTAGGTTGTGGAACTGGTCAACTTTCAGCCAAAATTGCCGAGTCTGGTGCTGAGGTGATGGGAATTGATAGCGCCGCCACCATGATTGACAAGGCGAGGCAAAATTACTCGCATTTACGTTTTGAAGTGGCTGATGCTCGCAACTTGCAAATAGATCAATCATTCGATGCCGTATTTTCTAATGCTACCTTGCATTGGATTAAAGAAGCAGAGGCCGCGATCGCATCCATATATCAAGCACTCAAACCAGGAGGCCGTTTTGTGGCTGAGTTTGGTGGTAAAGGCAACGTTCAGGCGATCGTGCAAGCATTGTACATTGCTTTTGAACAAATTGGTCTACCCAATCCCCAAGCCTTAAACCCTTGGTATTTTCCTAGTATTAGCGAGTATACTATCTTACTTGAAAAACAAGGGTTTGAAGTTAATCAAGCTATTTTATTCTCTCGTCCCACGCCTTTAGCCGATGGGACACTAGGTATAAAAAATTGGCTGCAAATGTTTGGTAGTGCTTTTTTAGCTCCATTATCTGCCGAGGAACAAATAGAAGTTATACGTATAGTGGAAAATTATCTTCAGCCCATACTTTACCGAGATAATGCTTGGACAGCAGACTATCGACGAATTCGTATCTTGGCGATCAAAGTTTAGTTGATGCGGAACTTTAGCAAATCAAGACAGACATTAATTTTAGATAAATTAGGGATATATGTAGTAAATTTCACTACCTCTAATCCATGAATTAAACGGTGTTAGTTTATGTCTAGACAGAAACTGCTAAGGTATCAAAAATCGTTTTCACTACTCCTCGGTCTCAGCTTGAGTACAATTTATCTTTCGCCAATTTCTCCCTCGCTGGCAGAAAAATCCTCAGTGCTGCTACCTTCTGATGCACCTTTGGAGCTAGACTTATTAACCAAGCCCAACGGTACTGTAATTACAGCCAATACCATTAACCCACAAGGATTAACAACTCCGAGTTTATGGTTAGCTCAAGCTAATTCCGAAAATAAATTGTTGGATAATTGGATAGCTTATCCTGCTAATGCTACAGCGCCTGGGCGAGTAGATGTGATTGTCAATCAGCAAGTTTGGAGCATCCTAGATTATTTAGAACGCTACAGTTTTGTGAATCGCTTAGGTAATGTTGCCAGAAAAGATGTTTATAATCTGCGGGTGTTTAATTATCAGCAGGAACTTTTGGGGAGTTATACTTGTAATTTCCAAATAAACCCAACATTATGCCGCATTCAGATAAATTCTTTAAATAGATTAGGATTGCAGCAATCATCGCAGTGAGGGTGATAGATTTAAAAGTTTTTAGTTCGTAAATTTTTTAAACGCAGAGTGGCGCAGAGGTTAACGCAGAGAATGCAGAGTATTTCCAGCGCCAATTCGCTACAAATTAATGGAATGGTGTACTAAGTTTGTCTGTCTACCACTGTCCTAACGACATTGGCTGTGCTTATCAAGACAAAAATTAGTATTTTGATTGATTAACTGGTTTTGATTTTGGTAAACAGAGATTCATACTGTTTGGCTGTTGATGTCGGTAAGGCCAGCAGGAATTCACTTTTAGAGAAAATTTGATGATTTGTCTGTAACAAACTACGTATTGGTTCTTGAATATCTGTAGCTGCAATATCGGGAAAAATGGGGGAATTGGTTTTAGTTTTGGCAGTAATTTGCTTGGCTATTTCTGGTTGCCAACAAAAATCAATCCATTTAGATGATATGTCGTTTTTGCTGGCTTTTGTGGGACGTACCCATAAATCTGCCCAGATGGCTGTTCCTGACTGAGGGATAACTACATTTAGTTGCGGATAACGTGACAGCAGTGGTAACACATCACTAGACCAACCAACGGCTAACCAAGTGTCGCCAGTAACTAAAGGTTCTAAATAAGTATTAGAACTGTAGAATTTTACTTGTTGGTTTAAGGTTTGTAGTTCTTTTTCGAGGTTGGGTACAGTGTCGAGGTTTTCGGTGTTGTATGATTTGCCGAGTTTCTTTAACACTAACCCGATTACTTCTCTAGGATTATCTAGTAAAGAAATTTGCGATCGCAATCCATCCCGCCATAAATCACTCCAATCTTGTGGTTGCCATCCTAATTCTTGGAATTTATAGCGATCGTATACAATCACTGTACTACCCCAGCGATAAGGCGCAGCCCACACGTTGCCTTGAGGATCTAAGTTACCTTGGTCATTGCGAGTTACTAGTTGTCGCCATCTTTCATCCAACTTCGACCAATATTGTAACTTTTGGACTTCTGCTGCTTCTAGCGGTTGAATTAATTTCTGTTCAATGGCTCTTTTTAGCCAATAATCTCCCAAACTTACCAAGTCAACTACAGTTGTTGTTTGCGAATTCATAAATGGAACCCAGCGAGTCCAAGCTTGCTGATTGTCTGGGGTTTTTGGCTGTTCTTGCCAACGCTGCAATTGCTGATATAAATTTTGTATTTGGTCAACTGGGGCAAATTTTAGCTGCGCCTTTGGTTGCAAAGCTTGGCTGAATTTATCAACTACTTGACTAGGAATAGAACTTTTCAATAACTGAATGCTGAGTTTGGTTTGATTGTTATTACCACACCCAACTAGCAGTTGCGACAGTGCCAATCCACCTATACTGAGTAAAAATGATCGTCGATCCATTGATTTTGGATATATAAACTTAGATTTTAGACTATTGTCTTACATTGCTCTTAAAAAGGGAGGGAATAGGGAGTAGGGAGTAGGAATATTATCTCTGATGCCAACTTAAGTATTAACAAAAATTTTGTAGAGACATGAAACTTCTCTACATTTATTTATGGCGCTTTTCACTGGAGTAGAATACAAATCTGCGT
This window of the Nostoc sp. HK-01 genome carries:
- a CDS encoding extracellular solute-binding protein, which codes for MDRRSFLLSIGGLALSQLLVGCGNNNQTKLSIQLLKSSIPSQVVDKFSQALQPKAQLKFAPVDQIQNLYQQLQRWQEQPKTPDNQQAWTRWVPFMNSQTTTVVDLVSLGDYWLKRAIEQKLIQPLEAAEVQKLQYWSKLDERWRQLVTRNDQGNLDPQGNVWAAPYRWGSTVIVYDRYKFQELGWQPQDWSDLWRDGLRSQISLLDNPREVIGLVLKKLGKSYNTENLDTVPNLEKELQTLNQQVKFYSSNTYLEPLVTGDTWLAVGWSSDVLPLLSRYPQLNVVIPQSGTAIWADLWVRPTKASKNDISSKWIDFCWQPEIAKQITAKTKTNSPIFPDIAATDIQEPIRSLLQTNHQIFSKSEFLLALPTSTAKQYESLFTKIKTS